A genomic region of Erythrobacter sp. SCSIO 43205 contains the following coding sequences:
- a CDS encoding TatD family hydrolase, producing the protein MLVDSHCHLEYKGLVEGQAGVLERAREAGVGAFLNISTKRAEWEQVVATANRESDVFASVGIHPHAADDHKDLERAELLAATENPRVIGIGETGLDYFYEYSDRQVQAKLFRMHIDVARQTGLPVIIHTRDAEDDTYEILSDEMEKGAFPALIHCFTASADFGRKVLDLGLTISISGIVTFKNAKDLQAAAIEVPEGRLLVETDSPFLAPVPHRGKSCEPAFVADTARFLSELRGTDPERLAAQTTANFFKLFSKAAL; encoded by the coding sequence ATGCTGGTCGATAGCCACTGCCATCTTGAGTACAAAGGGCTGGTCGAAGGTCAGGCCGGTGTTCTGGAACGGGCGCGCGAGGCAGGGGTGGGGGCCTTCCTCAATATCTCCACCAAACGCGCGGAATGGGAACAGGTTGTTGCGACCGCCAACCGTGAAAGCGATGTCTTTGCGAGCGTTGGCATCCATCCTCATGCCGCCGACGACCACAAAGATTTGGAGCGCGCCGAATTACTCGCTGCGACAGAGAACCCGCGTGTGATCGGGATCGGTGAAACTGGGTTGGATTATTTCTACGAATATTCCGACCGACAGGTTCAGGCCAAGCTCTTCCGAATGCATATCGACGTTGCGCGGCAAACCGGACTGCCTGTCATCATTCACACGCGCGATGCGGAGGATGACACCTATGAAATCCTTTCCGATGAAATGGAGAAGGGCGCGTTTCCAGCGCTCATCCATTGCTTCACCGCGTCAGCCGATTTCGGTCGCAAGGTGCTCGATCTTGGTCTCACAATCTCGATTTCGGGAATCGTAACTTTCAAGAACGCCAAGGACTTACAAGCCGCTGCTATCGAAGTGCCTGAGGGTCGCCTTTTGGTCGAAACAGACAGCCCGTTCCTTGCGCCCGTGCCGCACCGGGGAAAGTCGTGTGAGCCCGCCTTCGTCGCTGATACTGCACGCTTTTTATCTGAGCTACGCGGCACCGATCCCGAGCGCTTGGCTGCGCAAACCACGGCAAACTTCTTCAAGCTTTTTTCAAAGGCTGCCCTGTGA
- a CDS encoding MBL fold metallo-hydrolase gives MKFVMLGSGTSTGVPRVGGPDGTGDWGDCDPNEPRNRRTRVSIAIESDAGSRILIDTSSDCRAQLLANKINRLDAVFWTHDHADHCHGIDDLRVLRYGRGGPIPAYAHTETVRRLRQRFGYVFANQDGYPDICSISTLEHLRIVAGFGVEWCQMEHGPGETTGYRFDADGKSIAYATDFSSISDEMIDTFDGVDILVCDCLRREPHPTHAHLAMAIELGERTGAKQLVLSHLDKSMDYRTLCDEVPDFVTVGYDGLEMVA, from the coding sequence GTGAAGTTCGTGATGCTCGGCTCTGGCACATCGACGGGTGTGCCGCGTGTCGGTGGACCTGATGGCACGGGCGACTGGGGCGATTGCGATCCGAATGAACCGCGAAACCGCAGAACGCGGGTTTCCATCGCTATTGAAAGCGACGCTGGCTCACGTATTCTGATTGACACGAGTTCGGATTGTCGAGCACAGCTTTTGGCCAACAAAATCAACCGATTGGATGCGGTTTTTTGGACGCATGATCACGCGGATCATTGTCACGGGATCGATGACCTGCGGGTGCTCCGCTATGGGCGCGGCGGCCCAATTCCAGCTTACGCCCACACTGAAACCGTGCGGCGACTGCGGCAGAGGTTTGGTTATGTCTTTGCCAATCAGGACGGCTATCCCGATATTTGCAGCATCTCGACGCTTGAACACTTGCGGATCGTTGCCGGCTTTGGTGTCGAATGGTGTCAGATGGAACATGGACCTGGAGAAACGACGGGCTATCGCTTCGATGCGGATGGCAAGTCGATTGCTTACGCGACTGATTTTTCATCAATTTCAGATGAAATGATCGATACGTTTGACGGCGTCGACATCCTCGTATGTGACTGCCTGCGCCGCGAACCGCATCCGACGCACGCCCATTTGGCGATGGCGATCGAGCTGGGAGAACGCACGGGAGCTAAACAGCTGGTCCTTAGCCATCTCGACAAGAGCATGGATTATCGCACATTATGTGATGAAGTACCGGACTTTGTGACCGTCGGATATGATGGCTTGGAGATGGTGGCATGA